In Corylus avellana chromosome ca2, CavTom2PMs-1.0, the following proteins share a genomic window:
- the LOC132172140 gene encoding galactinol synthase 2-like (The sequence of the model RefSeq protein was modified relative to this genomic sequence to represent the inferred CDS: added 57 bases not found in genome assembly) → MAPDITAADVTAADVTAAKPTGLAKAGSMPSRAFVTFLAGNGDYVKGVVGLAKGLRKVKSKYPLVVAILPDVPEEHREILVSQGCIVKEIEPVYPPENQTQFAMAYYVINYSKLRIWEFVEYSKMIYLDGDIQVFENIDHLFDLPDNYFYAVMDCFCEQTWSHSPQHKVGYCQQCPDRVSWPADFGPKPALYFNAGMFVYEPNLSTYHDLLKTLKVAPTTPFAEQDFLNMFFRDVYKPIPPVYNLVLALLWRHPENIELEKVKVVHYCAAGSKPWRYTGEEENMQREDIKMLVNKWWDIYDDESLDYNNTVASAEAGAGAEQRSLQAFLAALSEAGGVPYITAPSAA, encoded by the exons CCAACCGGGCTAGCCAAGGCCGGCAGCATGCCTAGCCGGGCATTTGTTACTTTCTTGGCTGGCAACGGGGACTACGTGAAAGGTGTGGTTGGCTTAGCCAAGGGCTTGAGAAAGGTCAAGAGCAAATACCCTCTAGTGGTGGCAATCTTGCCCGACGTTCCCGAGGAGCACCGTGAGATTCTGGTGTCTCAGGGATGCATAGTGAAGGAGATTGAGCCGGTGTACCCGCCGGAGAATCAGACCCAGTTCGCCATGGCGTACTACGTCATCAACTACTCCAAGCTTCGTATTTGGGAG TTTGTGGAGTATAGCAAGATGATCTACCTAGACGGAGACATTCAAGTTTTTGAAAACATAGACCACCTCTTTGACCTCCCAGACAACTACTTCTATGCTGTGATGGATTGCTTTTGTGAGCAAACCTGGAGCCACTCTCCACAGCACAAGGTTGGCTATTGCCAGCAGTGCCCTGACAGGGTCAGCTGGCCTGCTGATTTTGGTCCCAAGCCTGCCCTCTATTTCAATGCTGGCATGTTTGTGTATGAGCCCAATCTCTCAACATACCATGACCTCCTCAAGACCCTCAAAGTTGCCCCTACAACCCCTTTTGCTGAGCAG GACTTTTTGAACATGTTCTTTAGGGATGTTTACAAGCCAATCCCACCAGTTTACAACCTTGTCCTGGCCTTGTTGTGGCGCCACCCAGAGAACATTGAGCTTGAAAAGGTCAAAGTTGTTCACTACTGTGCTGCT ggGTCTAAGCCATGGAGGTACACTGGCGAGGAAGAGAACATGCAGAGGGAAGATATAAAGATGCTGGTGAATAAATGGTGGGACATTTATGATGATGAGTCATTGGACTACAACAACACTGTGGCTTCTGCAGAGGCTGGAGCAGGGGCGGAGCAGAGGAGTCTGCAGGCATTTTTGGCGGCGCTTTCGGAGGCTGGTGGTGTTCCCTACATTACCGCCCCATCCGCCGCTTAG
- the LOC132168558 gene encoding uncharacterized protein LOC132168558 — protein sequence MASIVAFSLLPLAAMFLFFHPIQSNEQTQQNIETICHQVEDYNFCKQSLNSNLKNPDASISDLNEITINQTTVKATDTRAFTQGVLKNAKGYPEEAKVLSECEKDYGLVVEFFQEAFKSQNRGDYSRMLSFESSALNAISLCEAGFGFGFPVNPYFYLIERNKPLKTLINMAVAIAHTFFNV from the coding sequence ATGGCTTCCATTGTTGCCTTCTCCCTGCTGCCATTAGCAGCCATGTTCTTGTTCTTCCACCCCATCCAGAGTAACGAGCAGACCCAGCAAAACATTGAAACCATCTGTCACCAAGTGGAGGACTATAATTTCTGCAAACAGTCTCTCAACTCCAACCTGAAAAACCCAGATGCAAGCATTTCTGATCTGAATGAAATAACCATCAACCAGACCACTGTAAAAGCAACAGACACACGTGCTTTTACTCAGGGAGTTCTTAAGAATGCAAAAGGTTATCCAGAAGAGGCTAAAGTTCTCAGTGAGTGTGAAAAGGATTATGGTCTTGTGGTGGAGTTTTTCCAGGAGGCTTTCAAGTCCCAGAACAGAGGAGATTACAGTCGCATGCTGTCTTTTGAATCCTCTGCTCTTAATGCAATATCCCTCTGTGAAGCTGGCTTCGGCTTCGGCTTCCCTGTAAACCCCTATTTCTATTTGATTGAGAGGAACAAGCCATTGAAAACTCTCATCAACATGGCTGTAGCCATCGCACATACTTTTTTCAACGTTTGA
- the LOC132171049 gene encoding solute carrier family 40 member 3, chloroplastic, with protein sequence MAAMFINTHSPSFGFFKFSLRQVSLSAPPSRVCTRFASRRRFSFHPHSSCRFDNLVSRCSITNTDVQFNQVATEDELLEDFSAVESNCSVPIVHLKSEILETESLNLLTEETYVDSLLTKLPVLSEEEQNALAATPAHPAGLYALYASCVAGNVVEQLWNFAWPSAIALLHPSLLPVAVIGFFAKLAIIGGGPLVGKLMDNFPRVPAYICLNVVQASAQLLSASMIIYAHTVPHTSTSSMLLRPWFIVLVLAGAVERLFGVATGVAMERDWVVLLAGINRPIALAEANAVLSRIDLLCEIVGASLFGVLLSKFDPVTCLKFAAGLMLWSLPVVVVLTWLTNKLSTGVLDRAKTSQTYCKTSTGEPLPDDDNIVDIGLEAIRHGWKEYMQQPVLPASLAYVLLYFNVVLTPGSLMTAFLTQRGLNPSIIGMFSGLCAFMGVAATFISADLVRRFGILKAGAIGLLFQASLLTIALAAYWSGSVAQHSPLLFFLSLIVLSRLGHMSYDVVGAQILQTGIPSGKANIIGTTEVAVASLAESVMLGVAIVGNNASHFGFLATLSLLSVVGAAWMFCQWLLNPTDEQRRLFSFDPRF encoded by the exons ATGGCTGCTATGTTCATCAATACCCACTCACCCTCTTTCGGTTTCTTCAAATTTTCGCTTCGCCAAGTTTCTCTATCGGCGCCGCCTTCTCGAGTCTGCACTCGCTTCGCTTCTCGCAGGAGGTTTAGTTTTCATCCTCACAGTTCCTGCAG ATTTGACAATTTAGTTTCAAGGTGTTCAATAACAAACACGGACGTACAGTTCAACCAGGTTGCCACTGAGGATGAGCTCCTAGAAGATTTTTCAGCAGTTGAATCTAACTGTTCAGTCCCGATTGTTCATCTCAAATCCGAAATTCTTGAGACTGAATCACTGAATTTGCTGACCGAAGAGACTTATGTAGATAGTCTATTGACGAAATTGCCT gttTTATCAGAGGAGGAGCAAAATGCCCTTGCAGCTACTCCAGCCCATCCAGCAGGATTATATG CTCTTTATGCCAGTTGTGTTGCTGGAAATGTAGTGGAACAGCTTTGGAACTTTGCTTGGCCTTCTGCTATTGCATTGCTTCATCCGAGTCTTCTACCAGTGGCCGTCATAGGATTCTTTGCTAAG CTAGCAATAATTGGTGGAGGCCCTTTGGTTGGAAAACTTATGGATAACTTTCCCAGAGTACCCGCATATATTTGTCTGAATGTTGTGCag GCATCTGCACAATTATTATCTGCATCAATGATAATATATGCCCATACTGTTCCTCATACTTCTACATCATCCATGCTTCTCCGTCCTTGGTTCATTGTGCTGGTATTAGCTGGGGCTGTTGAAAGGCTATTTGGAGTCGCAACAGGGGTTGCTATGGAGCGTGATTGGGTCGTGCTG TTGGCTGGAATAAATAGGCCAATTGCACTTGCGGAAGCTAATGCTGTTCTAAGTAGAATCGATCTTCTATGTGAG ATAGTTGGAGCATCGCTATTTGGTGTTCTTCTCTCAAAGTTTGACCCGGTGACTTGCTTGAAGTTTGCTGCCGGTTTGATGTTATGGTCATTGCCTGTTGTG GTTGTTCTCACATGGTTAACCAACAAGCTCTCTACCGGTGTTCTTGATCGCGCTAAAACTTCACAAACCTATTGCAAAACATCCACTGGGGAACCTTTGCCTGATGATGACAATATAG TGGATATAGGTCTGGAAGCTATTAGACATGGGTGGAAGGAATATATGCAGCAGCCAGTTCTTCCTGCAAGCCTGGCCTATGTGCTCCTCTACTTCAACGTTGTTCTCACTCCAGGCAGTTTGATGACAGCATTCTTAACACAGCgtg GTCTAAATCCATCAATTATAGGGATGTTTAGTGGATTATGTGCTTTTATGGGTGTTGCAGCAACATTTATATCTGCAGACTTAGTCAGGCGATTTGGCATTTTAAAG GCTGGAGCAATTGGATTGTTATTTCAGGCTTCACTTCTCACCATAGCTCTTGCTGCATATTGGAGTGGTTCTGTTGCCCAGCATAGTccccttcttttcttcttatctttgATT GTATTATCGAGATTAGGACACATGTCATATGATGTTGTTGGGGCACAGATTCTGCAAACTGGGATCCCTTCAGGAAAAGCAAATATTATTGGGACAACAGAGGTTGCAGTTGCTAGTTTGGCAGAGTCTGTGATGTTAGGAGTTGCGATAGTCGGAAACAACGCTTCGCATTTTGGTTTCCTTGCAACGCTGTCACTTTTATCAGTGGTTGGGGCAGCATGGATGTTCTGCCAATGGTTGTTGAATCCTACGGATGAACAAAGAAGACTTTTCTCTTTTGACCCTCGGTTTTAG
- the LOC132171093 gene encoding uncharacterized protein LOC132171093, producing MGSLGGETAKKKAMWLYPKVLGSHPSERWGHSACSSHGVVYVFGGCCGGLHFSDVLVLNLDTMVWNTLVTTGQGPGPRDSHSAVLVGCRMIVFGGTNGSKKVNDLHVLDLGTKEWIQPECKGTPPSPRESHTATIVGDDKIVIFGGSGEGEANYLNDLHVLDLKTMRWTSPEVKGDIPVPRDSHSSVAIGDKLFVYGGDRGDRYHGNVDMLDMDTFTWSRLAIQGSSPGVRAGHAAVNVGTKVYIIGGVGDKHYYNDVWVLDVSTCSWTQLDICGHQPQGRFSHTAVFTDSDIAIYGGCGEDERPLNELLVLQLGAEHPNGRYNISMCKIFGNHWNQEKRRFPREAESNLKNVLMGNNVEVARKGAHESESEPKQCFGFSSDTLHPKRRRTASSKAWEVELEQEEHSLSLSQHSSPSQSDQEQTPLMKHTDSVSVSQGFHLFKRIPSNCQSNYSLASKEKELGNMAQGTRQDVQFLGEHQNQPKLEKFLHFVPSSRQAAQFSAVEQKSVEAGGPVPNLIGSEVRGKVDGAFDSGLLMTATINGKMFRGVLFAPATGVTSRGTTLAQNPLPQTSHIAVAQPFPNQKHLEPSKASQQPMKYSMPESSHSFQQGPVTRPFPVVRAAPALAREPKLRSDLQGVVLTLGGPGSAHGRS from the exons ATGGGGTCTCTGGGAGGTGAGACTGCAAAGAAGAAGGCAATGTGGCTCTATCCAAAGGTTTTGGGATCCCATCCTTCTGAGAGATGGGGGCACTCAGCTTGCTCTTCTCATGGAGTTGTTTATGTCTTTGGG GGATGTTGTGGGGGTTTGCATTTCAGTGATGTCCTTGTGCTAAATCTGGATACAATGGTCTGGAACACTCTTGTAACAACGGGTCAAGGCCCTGGCCCAAGAGACAGCCATAGTGCTGTTCTTGTGGGGTGCAGGATGATAGTGTTTGGTGGTACAAATGGTTCTAAGAAGGTAAATGATCTTCATGTGTTGGATCTTGGGACCAAAGAGTGGATACAACCTGAATGTAAAGGGACTCCACCGTCCCCTCGCGAAAGTCATACAGCAACAATCGTTGGAGACGATAAGATAGTTATATTTGGGGGTAGTGGAGAAGGTGAAGCAAATTACTTGAATGATTTACATGTTCTAGACCTCAAGACTATGAGATGGACTTCTCCTGAGGTGAAAGGTGATATACCTGTCCCTAGAGACAGTCACAGCTCTGTTGCAATTGGGGACAAGCTTTTCGTGTATGGCGGGGACCGTGGCGATCGCTATCATGGCAATGTTGATATGCTTGATATGGACACATTTACTTGGTCAAGG TTGGCTATTCAAGGATCTTCGCCGGGTGTTAGAGCAGGGCATGCTGCTGTCAATGTTGGGACAAAG GTCTATATCATTGGAGGGGTTGGAGACAAACACTATTACAATGATGTTTGGGTCCTAGACGTGAGTACTTGTTCATGGACACAGCTTGATATATGTGGCCACCAACCACAAGGGCGATTTTCTCATACAGCCGTTTTTACAGACTCTGACATTGCCATTTATGGAGG GTGTGGGGAGGATGAGCGTCCTCTCAATGAGTTGTTGGTCTTGCAGCTTGGAGCAGAGCACCCGAATGGCCGGTACAACATTTCCATGTGCAAAATTTTTGGAAACCATTGGAATCAAGAAAAGAGACGGTTCCCTAGAGAAGCAGAAAGTAACTTG AAAAATGTGCTCATGGGAAATAATGTCGAAGTAGCAAGAAAGGGAGCTCATGAATCGGAATCAGAACCAAAGCAATGTTTTGGCTTCAGTTCAG ATACATTGCATCCAAAGAGAAGACGAACTGCGAGTTCAAAGGCATGGGAGGTGGAATTGGAGCAAGAAGAGCATTCTCTTTCACTTTCCCAGCATTCATCTCCCTCGCAATCCGATCAAGAACAGACCCCACTAATGAAACACACTGATTCCGTCTCAGTCTCTCAAGGATTTCATTTGTTTAAGCGAATTCCAAGCAATTGCCAATCTAACTACAGTCTTGCAAGTAAGGAGAAAGAGCTCGGAAATATGGCCCAAGGAACTCGACAGGATGTTCAATTCCTAGGAGAACATCAAAACCAgccaaaattggaaaaatttcttcattttgttccTTCAAGTAGACAAGCTGCACAATTCTCAGCTGTAGAACAGAAATCAGTGGAGGCAGGAGGGCCTGTTCCAAACCTG ATTGGTTCTGAGGTCCGAGGTAAAGTTGACGGAGCCTTCGATTCTGGTCTCCTGATGACCGCAACCATTAATGGCAAAATGTTTAGAGGCGTGTTGTTTGCACCG GCAACAGGAGTTACTTCAAGAGGGACAACTCTTGCACAAAATCCATTGCCTCAAACAAGCCATATTGCGGTTGCACAACCATTCCCAAACCAAAAACATTTGGAACCCTCCAAGGCTTCCCAGCAGCCAATGAAATATTCCATGCCAGAGTCTAGTCACAGCTTCCAGCAAGGCCCGGTGACTCGACCGTTTCCGGTCGTCAGAGCCGCTCCGGCTCTAGCCAGAGAGCCAAAGCTCAGAAGTGATCTCCAAGGTGTGGTTCTAACACTTGGAGGACCTGGAAGTGCCCATGGAAGATCATAA
- the LOC132172151 gene encoding uncharacterized protein LOC132172151 — MEGFRSLGISDKNSAVKKKRSNTSRRPRNDSQPSDYRDFSSLSSTPPSDNVSKVSSDENNDYGSVSRKKEINLELCSTRALSINVAEAESGQNMIKNEDGGFGDSDEASNNGSFRGSNEQVHSVVDSRRHSEGVLAPADYKGTNKVGHFGVVSDGLEHENKVKKVKLKVGGVIRTIHAKSISDGASGVGSSTTKSSRISDAPHPRQKLIGQENSDDNRSLISDKGSGLRGVPWKDFSKYGFNVRKTDSSRSRMPEENISTNQADKFEPIRKSKRISKRRVLDEVLGDGDDDDEIKYLEKLKTSKATIDYSVEDDDDEEGGSRKQRKISRVLKSNVDVEGHLSSRSGKEGKKSRSGRVFDDTDYVEEEEPISDGENNTNKKKPKKEFVDLLGDNKKEITITTRQRALQTGKDVSSGLGASLIEFPNGLPPAPPRKQKEKLSELEQQLKRAEALQRRRMQVEKAARESEAEAIRKILGQESSRKKREDKMKKRQEELAQEKAANYMVLPSDSVRWIMGPSGTVVTFPNEMGLPTIFDSKPCSYPPPREKCAGPSCTNPYKYRDSKSKLPLCSLQCYKAIKEKMQPVTAC; from the exons ATGGAAGGATTTAGAAGTCTTGGGATCAGTGATAAAAACAGCGCcgtgaagaagaagaggagtaATACATCCCGTCGTCCTCGGAATGACTCACAGCCTTCAGATTACCGTGATTTTTCGTCCTTGTCATCCACGCCACCTTCAGATAATGTAAGCAAAGTATCAAGCGATGAGAACAATGATTATGGTTCAGTTTCtcgaaagaaagaaatcaatttGGAACTTTGCAGCACAAGGGCTTTATCTATTAACGTTGCTGAAGCTGAATCTGGGCAGAATATGATCAAGAATGAAGATGGAGGATTCGGAGATTCCGATGAAGCTTCCAATAATGGTTCTTTCCGAGGAAGTAATGAGCAGGTACACAGTGTAGTTGATTCCAGAAGACACAGTGAAGGTGTCCTTGCGCCAGCTGATTATAAAGGCACGAACAAGGTGGGGCATTTTGGAGTTGTTTCAGATGGCTTAGAACATGAGAACAAAGTGAAAAAGGTTAAGCTTAAAGTTGGTGGTGTCATACGTACAATTCATGCCAAGTCAATATCAGATGGTGCATCTGGTGTTGGATCGTCTACTACCAAATCTTCTCGCATTTCAGATGCCCCTCACCCACGGCAGAAGTTGATTGGTCAG GAAAATTCAGATGACAACCGTTCCCTTATTTCAGATAAGGGGAGCGGCTTACGGGGGGTTCCTTGGAAGGATTTTTCCAAATATGGTTTTAATGTGAGAAAAACTGATTCTTCAAGGAGCAGGATGCCTGAAGAAAATATTTCCACAAACCAAGCTGATAAATTTGAGCCTATTCGCAAAAGCAAACGGATCTCCAAGAGACGTGTGTTGGATGAAGTGCTTGGTgatggagatgatgatgatgagattAAATACcttgaaaaactaaaaacatcTAAGGCTACCATTGATTACAGTGtagaggatgatgatgatgaggaaggAGGAAGCAGGAAACAACGGAAGATATCAAGGGTATTGAAGAGTAATGTTGATGTGGAAGGTCACCTCTCATCAAGATCAGGCAAGGAGGGTAAGAAGTCTCGATCGGGGAGAGTATTTGATGATACTGATTATGTAGAAGAGGAAGAACCAATCTCAGATGGTGAGAACAATACTAAcaagaagaaaccaaaaaaggAATTTGTTGATTTATTGGGAGATAATAAGAAGGAAATAACAATTACTACACGTCAACGGGCCCTTCAAACTGGCAAAGATGTCTCTTCCGGCTTAGGCGCAAGTCTAATTGAGTTCCCAAATGGCTTGCCTCCTGCTCCACCTAGGA AGCAAAAAGAGAAACTGTCTGAATTGGAGCAGCAGTTGAAAAGAGCCGAGGCTCTTCAGAGACGTAGGATGCAAGTGGAGAAGGCAGCTAGGGAATCTGAG GCTGAGGCTATCAGAAAAATCCTGGGACAAGAATCAAGTAGGAAGAAGCGGGAAGATAAGATGAAGAAACGGCAAGAAGAATTGGCACAG GAGAAGGCTGCAAACTATATGGTACTTCCATCGGACTCTGTTAGATGGATCATGGGTCCCTCAGGAACAGTTGTTACATTCCCTAATGAAATGGGCTTGCCAACTATATTTGATTCCAAGCCTTGCAG TTACCCCCCTCCCCGTGAGAAATGTGCTGGGCCATCTTGTACAAATCCATACAAGTACCGGGATTCCAAGTCAAAGCTCCCCTTGTGCAGCCTCCAATGCTACAAGGCAATAAAGGAAAAGATGCAGCCTGTAACAGCCTGTTAA
- the LOC132170971 gene encoding uncharacterized protein LOC132170971 isoform X1, whose amino-acid sequence MARVPSKHGRDETLDFQGFLNDLQDWELSLKDKDKKMKSQAPHKEKSVSSSQSTGKTPTDDYSMSYTGKTDYSRNYGVNPMSSSFMTEESFPDATSEKELGNEYFKQKKFKEAIECYSRSIALSPTAVAYANRAMAYLKIKRIQEAEDDCTEALNLDDRYIKAYSRRATARKELGKYKECFEDAEFALRLEPHNQEIKKQYTEARSLYDKEILKKVSGPLRSPVQGLQKVGSSESKVNGPSVHPVLSNTQRPGVAAVQAHTKDNDGLFPVRASVSVEELESRSMNAGSRKEGQEVDGSHVDAIQSSRVDSLKKNHRTRNQDLKISVQELASQAASRALAEAAKNITPPNSAYQFEVSWRGLSGDRALQARLLKAVSPTALPQIFKNALSSSLLIDIIKCVATFFIEEMDLAVNYIDNLTKVSRFDLLIMCLTSADRDDLSKLWDEVFCSEATPIEYAQVLDNLRSKYYLKR is encoded by the exons ATGGCTAGGGTTCCCAGCAAGCACGGTCGTGATGAAACTCTG GATTTCCAGGGGTTTTTGAATGACTTGCAGGATTGGGAGCTTTCTCTTAAGGACAAAGACAAGAAAATGAAATCTCAAGCTCCTCATAAGGAAAAATCG GTTTCTTCTTCTCAGAGTACTGGGAAAACTCCCACAGATGATTATTCAATGAGTTATACAGGAAAAACTGATTACTCGAGAAACTATGGAGTTAATCCTATGTCAAGTAGTTTCATGACTGAAGAGAGTTTTCCAGATGCTACTTCAGAGAAAGAACTG GGTAATGAGTATTTTAAGCAGAAGAAGTTTAAGGAAGCTATTGAATGCTATTCAAGAAGCATTGCCTTGTCACCAACAGCAGTGGCTTATGCAAATAGGGCAATGGCCTATCTCAAAATCAAAAG AATCCAAGAGGCTGAGGATGATTGTACAGAGGCTTTGAACTTAGATGACCGTTATATAAAAGCATACTCACGTCGAGCAACTGCTAGAAAAGAACTCGGGAAATATAAAGAATGCTTTGAGG ATGCTGAGTTTGCCTTGAGGTTGGAGCCTCACAACCAAGAAATTAAGAAACAGTATACCGAGGCCAGATCTTTGTATGACAAA GAGATTCTTAAGAAGGTGTCTGGACCACTGAGAAGCCCTGTGCAAGGATTGCAGAAAGTAGGAAGTTCAGAGAGCAAGGTTAATGGACCTAGTGTTCATCCTGTCTTAAGTAATACTCAGCGCCCAGGAGTGGCTGCTGTTCAAGCTCACACCAAG GACAATGATGGGCTATTCCCTGTGAGGGCATCTGTATCTGTGGAGGAATTAGAAAGCCGAAGTATGAATGCTGGAAGTAGAAAAGAAGGACAAGAAGTTGATGGTTCACATGTAGATGCTATTCAGAGTTCTAGAGTAGACAGTCTTAAG AAAAATCACAGAACTAGAAACCAAGATCTGAAGATATCAGTGCAAGAGCTCGCTTCTCAGGCAGCTTCTCGAGCCTTGGCTGAAGCTGCAAAAAACATCACACCACCAAATTCAGCTTATCAATTTGAGGTTTCTTGGCGGGGACTCTCTGGTGACCGTGCACTACAGGCTCGTTTGTTAAAG GCCGTATCTCCAACTGCATTACCTCAGATATTCAAAAACGCCTTGTCTTCTTCCTTATTAATTGACATTATCAAGTGCGTTGCCACCTTTTTCAT TGAAGAAATGGATCTAGCTGTCAACTATATAGATAATTTAACCAAAGTCTCAAGATTTGACTTGCTCATCATGTGCCTTACATCTGCAGACAGGGATG ATCTGAGCAAATTGTGGGATGAAGTATTTTGTAGTGAGGCAACTCCAATCGAGTACGCACAAGTGCTCGATAACCTTCGTTCAAAATACTACCTCAAGCGGTGA
- the LOC132170971 gene encoding uncharacterized protein LOC132170971 isoform X2, translating to MARVPSKHGRDETLGFLNDLQDWELSLKDKDKKMKSQAPHKEKSVSSSQSTGKTPTDDYSMSYTGKTDYSRNYGVNPMSSSFMTEESFPDATSEKELGNEYFKQKKFKEAIECYSRSIALSPTAVAYANRAMAYLKIKRIQEAEDDCTEALNLDDRYIKAYSRRATARKELGKYKECFEDAEFALRLEPHNQEIKKQYTEARSLYDKEILKKVSGPLRSPVQGLQKVGSSESKVNGPSVHPVLSNTQRPGVAAVQAHTKDNDGLFPVRASVSVEELESRSMNAGSRKEGQEVDGSHVDAIQSSRVDSLKKNHRTRNQDLKISVQELASQAASRALAEAAKNITPPNSAYQFEVSWRGLSGDRALQARLLKAVSPTALPQIFKNALSSSLLIDIIKCVATFFIEEMDLAVNYIDNLTKVSRFDLLIMCLTSADRDDLSKLWDEVFCSEATPIEYAQVLDNLRSKYYLKR from the exons ATGGCTAGGGTTCCCAGCAAGCACGGTCGTGATGAAACTCTG GGGTTTTTGAATGACTTGCAGGATTGGGAGCTTTCTCTTAAGGACAAAGACAAGAAAATGAAATCTCAAGCTCCTCATAAGGAAAAATCG GTTTCTTCTTCTCAGAGTACTGGGAAAACTCCCACAGATGATTATTCAATGAGTTATACAGGAAAAACTGATTACTCGAGAAACTATGGAGTTAATCCTATGTCAAGTAGTTTCATGACTGAAGAGAGTTTTCCAGATGCTACTTCAGAGAAAGAACTG GGTAATGAGTATTTTAAGCAGAAGAAGTTTAAGGAAGCTATTGAATGCTATTCAAGAAGCATTGCCTTGTCACCAACAGCAGTGGCTTATGCAAATAGGGCAATGGCCTATCTCAAAATCAAAAG AATCCAAGAGGCTGAGGATGATTGTACAGAGGCTTTGAACTTAGATGACCGTTATATAAAAGCATACTCACGTCGAGCAACTGCTAGAAAAGAACTCGGGAAATATAAAGAATGCTTTGAGG ATGCTGAGTTTGCCTTGAGGTTGGAGCCTCACAACCAAGAAATTAAGAAACAGTATACCGAGGCCAGATCTTTGTATGACAAA GAGATTCTTAAGAAGGTGTCTGGACCACTGAGAAGCCCTGTGCAAGGATTGCAGAAAGTAGGAAGTTCAGAGAGCAAGGTTAATGGACCTAGTGTTCATCCTGTCTTAAGTAATACTCAGCGCCCAGGAGTGGCTGCTGTTCAAGCTCACACCAAG GACAATGATGGGCTATTCCCTGTGAGGGCATCTGTATCTGTGGAGGAATTAGAAAGCCGAAGTATGAATGCTGGAAGTAGAAAAGAAGGACAAGAAGTTGATGGTTCACATGTAGATGCTATTCAGAGTTCTAGAGTAGACAGTCTTAAG AAAAATCACAGAACTAGAAACCAAGATCTGAAGATATCAGTGCAAGAGCTCGCTTCTCAGGCAGCTTCTCGAGCCTTGGCTGAAGCTGCAAAAAACATCACACCACCAAATTCAGCTTATCAATTTGAGGTTTCTTGGCGGGGACTCTCTGGTGACCGTGCACTACAGGCTCGTTTGTTAAAG GCCGTATCTCCAACTGCATTACCTCAGATATTCAAAAACGCCTTGTCTTCTTCCTTATTAATTGACATTATCAAGTGCGTTGCCACCTTTTTCAT TGAAGAAATGGATCTAGCTGTCAACTATATAGATAATTTAACCAAAGTCTCAAGATTTGACTTGCTCATCATGTGCCTTACATCTGCAGACAGGGATG ATCTGAGCAAATTGTGGGATGAAGTATTTTGTAGTGAGGCAACTCCAATCGAGTACGCACAAGTGCTCGATAACCTTCGTTCAAAATACTACCTCAAGCGGTGA